In Glycine max cultivar Williams 82 chromosome 10, Glycine_max_v4.0, whole genome shotgun sequence, the DNA window ATTTCCACCACGTCATAATACTTTTATATGCATTCTATCTAAAGAAACTCTTCAACAACTTTGTAGAATGACTAAGAGTTAGTTCAAAACCAGATAAATGTAATGACAGTCTTCCTTTTGTGATTGAGATTAATTTAACACGCATCCCAAATTACATTCAATTATACcagatttaaaaacaaataaaacactaagataatacttatttaatattttttcttcaaattaccCAAGACCAACAACACACAAGAAGGtgggaaaggaagaaaagattGCATGTTAGATCCTTCCTgctaaaaaaatagagaaacatattttacattttcaaagtcaatctcaaagtttaaaattatcaatctAGAGATAAATCTAAGACATGGAAGCAACCTTGATGACCAAGATTGATAGTGCGACATTTAAAGTAAACACAGTCCAGAAGCAATCTTGATGACCAAGATTGATAGTGCGACATTTAAAGTAAACACAGTCCAGATGAAAGGACGAACTTTCAGTGTattttgtcataaaaaaatctCTTCCCAACACAACTAGAGAGAATAACCTTAAAGTACATGACAAATAAAAACCATTACTTTTACAACAAGAGTAGCTGCTAGCAACctaatgatattatatatacatgtttCATCTTAAATGATCGCCATTAAACGAGAAACGATTTGCAAGAGGAACCCTGGCTGTGCTACTTGAATAGGGTCTTGAAAGTTCATTACCAAATGGCATTTGTGGTGTTGCATTTTGATAGGATGGATTGATGGGAAACGTGGGATATGTGTATTTACTGGAAGAGAGTGAACCTCCATTTGAGAAAGGATCAATAAGGGCCTTGTTAGAATCAAATCTTGACCCGTTTTCCACGTATTGGATGGCAAGAGATTGATCATCAGCAGGCAAGCTCAATGGTGTGCCAGAGTAAGGAAGACTGGAGAAAAAGTGACCATCAGAAGTTCTAGACATGGCTCTATTAACATGAAAGTTTGAACCAAATCCAGCAGTTGAATCATGAACATTGAAACTAGCAGTTGCTCCAGAAAAATCTGTTGGTAGTCTAAAGAGACCAGAACACCCAACAGGAACTTCAAATCTATCCTCACTTTTACTAACAGAAGCAGAGGGTTTAGCAGTGTGCCCACCCTCTACTAGTGGCAATCTCTTGAGTTCCTGTTGTAGGGATATCCTAGCTTGTTTAAGTGATTCAAGTACACCATTGAACTTGTGAGGTTGTTCATGAGTAACTAATGCATAGAGgtcatttttgtttcttgagGCATCATTTTGGTGCTGAACACCATGGATATCAGTTGTAAAGGAATAAGTAGGCTTTGAATCATGGTAACCATGCCTACCTGGATCTTGACGGTTCATATCAGAAGACTGAAAGTGGCCGTCTACTGAGCTCTCATTTTCGTTTCCCTTCAGTGGGGAATGCGAGTTTTGTTGACCAAGCAGATCAGAAGTGCTAAAAGTTGTATTCTTCTGTTTGCTATAACCTCCTGTATCATCATGAGTTTTTGGCATAATATCTCTGGCCTCAGCTTTGAATTTTTCTTCAGATAAGTGAACACCTCTTGGTCCTCCTTTATTCTCTTGAGCATCTGAGGTGACCACCTTAGCAGCATATGGAATGTGAACCTTGCTTTCATCTTTATCCTCAGTCATATCTGAGAGATTCCCCGGATCACACGAATCCTGGATAATTTATGACCCAAAACTAAGTTTGAGACTTCAGGTGATTTTACATGGAATAGAAAAGCAGTAAAAAACCTATTTTGAATCATAAAACCATTTGATGTACAAAGCTAATAGAAAAAACAACCTGAACTATATTAACAGAATAATCAGGAGAATGTAATTATTACTTGTTCAATatagtggaagcaaagattAAAAAGCTGACATATAATAGACAAAAAACACTTAACCTCAAACATTTTGGCTCAAACCGAGCTTCATATAAGTGCTTCATTCAATTTATTCTCTACTTcccttttgaaaaagaaagatcTTACAAATTCTTGCATGTGAGCTAACTTTAATCTTTGGatcaaaaacaattttcctaatTTGCTACTCAAATAAGTTGCTTCACTACTTACTCTAAACGACAGCAACAACTACAAAAGACATTGGTAATAACAAAAGATATAAGACTAATCTTGAACCTTCAGCTTAACTTTTAAGACTAAGTCTTgaacataatattaaaacatCTACATGACTAATCAGTCAAGACTCGAGCTTTATTCTTGTCAACtagatttttctaattaaatttgactTTTAACACGAGGTACAATAAGCCTGTGCATTGTCAATTGtcctcattttaattttaatatgcacTCCAATGATGGTTTTCAGGAGAGTTGATCCTTGACAGACAATAAATTCAACTGGGAAagcaaatcaaattataaaaatatatgtatttttcaacaaataacAGTTTTAGGACCTAAAGGATTGTTGAATGTACCTCTTGTTTTGTGTatcaaatattatttctatGTAATATAATATAAGGATTGTGCACATACTTCCAGTATTTTAACTACTAAggtcaaaataaacaaaaagtaaCTTTTAATAAACATTGAGTAACAGTCTAACACTGTACAATTAGTATATTGCAATTTGCATGTTGTCATTTACTCTGTCCTTCCCTCCCTTAACCAAACTCTTGTAAGAAAGAAgaatataaacattaaataacacaataaagTGGTAGTATAGTACCCTCAAAGCAGTATGAAACACAGATACTTTCCAAAACAAAGCAGAGTTTCTTAAAAGATTTAAGAATCAGGAAAAGTTGCTTTCTTATTTGCTCAACTAACTTCTTGATTTTACAAACCTTTGCCTCCAATACCATTGTTATGCAGAATAGACGAGGTGCAACAGAACATAGTATTGCAAAACTCCTAATAATCTGAAACAGTAACAATTAAAGATCCTAGGACAACAACTCTTACCTGTTGTGTctaatgaaagaagcagtttcatgaaaatcaaaatcaaactatgCCTAAAATCACATTTTAACCTTCTTGTGATTTTCATACATGCAACAACCAAacatcaagtttcaagaaaaaGAACTTAGTAAATGATAAGTTTATGTGAAGCATACTGGTGTTGTGCTGTTattctctctaaatttctcctcCCAGTCTCTTTGAGCCTTCTCCATTGCTTCATATTGGTCAATAAGTTGGGCCTGGTGTTCAAGTGCCTTTTCCATGTCCTTCTCTCTTACATATCCATCTACATGATGATTTTTGTTAAGTGGGTTTGCCTCTGATCCACCCTCTTCTTGAATTTCAGATTCTATTTTCGGCATGTTAGACCCACCATCTAAGAAATTTGGAAATCCTTCAGACGAGGATGCAAGTTCATTTTCATGGTTAGCAAACTTATTTCTAGACTCCTCCACTACCGACCTGGGAAAACACAACTTATTTATCAA includes these proteins:
- the LOC102659886 gene encoding uncharacterized protein isoform X2, with amino-acid sequence MQNCVLDPQDQRVTSCMEDSSAMTIEFLRARLLSERSISRSAKQRADELAKKVMELEEQLKTVILQRKMAENATADVLAILESQGISDVSEEFDSGSDLGNPCDSSVSNECAKESGEPMSSKGRQHGSDEMSGSNVDSSPVSSKSLSWKGRRDSSHSLKKYKTSNSRRQSSFSSISSSPKHRQGKSCRKIRHRQIRSVVEESRNKFANHENELASSSEGFPNFLDGGSNMPKIESEIQEEGGSEANPLNKNHHVDGYVREKDMEKALEHQAQLIDQYEAMEKAQRDWEEKFRENNSTTPDSCDPGNLSDMTEDKDESKVHIPYAAKVVTSDAQENKGGPRGVHLSEEKFKAEARDIMPKTHDDTGGYSKQKNTTFSTSDLLGQQNSHSPLKGNENESSVDGHFQSSDMNRQDPGRHGYHDSKPTYSFTTDIHGVQHQNDASRNKNDLYALVTHEQPHKFNGVLESLKQARISLQQELKRLPLVEGGHTAKPSASVSKSEDRFEVPVGCSGLFRLPTDFSGATASFNVHDSTAGFGSNFHVNRAMSRTSDGHFFSSLPYSGTPLSLPADDQSLAIQYVENGSRFDSNKALIDPFSNGGSLSSSKYTYPTFPINPSYQNATPQMPFGNELSRPYSSSTARVPLANRFSFNGDHLR
- the LOC102659886 gene encoding micronuclear linker histone polyprotein isoform X3; this translates as MNWQKKVMELEEQLKTVILQRKMAENATADVLAILESQGISDVSEEFDSGSDLGNPCDSSVSNECAKESGEPMSSKGRQHGSDEMSGSNVDSSPVSSKSLSWKGRRDSSHSLKKYKTSNSRRQSSFSSISSSPKHRQGKSCRKIRHRQIRSVVEESRNKFANHENELASSSEGFPNFLDGGSNMPKIESEIQEEGGSEANPLNKNHHVDGYVREKDMEKALEHQAQLIDQYEAMEKAQRDWEEKFRENNSTTPDSCDPGNLSDMTEDKDESKVHIPYAAKVVTSDAQENKGGPRGVHLSEEKFKAEARDIMPKTHDDTGGYSKQKNTTFSTSDLLGQQNSHSPLKGNENESSVDGHFQSSDMNRQDPGRHGYHDSKPTYSFTTDIHGVQHQNDASRNKNDLYALVTHEQPHKFNGVLESLKQARISLQQELKRLPLVEGGHTAKPSASVSKSEDRFEVPVGCSGLFRLPTDFSGATASFNVHDSTAGFGSNFHVNRAMSRTSDGHFFSSLPYSGTPLSLPADDQSLAIQYVENGSRFDSNKALIDPFSNGGSLSSSKYTYPTFPINPSYQNATPQMPFGNELSRPYSSSTARVPLANRFSFNGDHLR
- the LOC102659886 gene encoding uncharacterized protein isoform X1, producing MQNCVLDPQDQRERLGQGKAVRGKKRKEEYNEITMVTSCMEDSSAMTIEFLRARLLSERSISRSAKQRADELAKKVMELEEQLKTVILQRKMAENATADVLAILESQGISDVSEEFDSGSDLGNPCDSSVSNECAKESGEPMSSKGRQHGSDEMSGSNVDSSPVSSKSLSWKGRRDSSHSLKKYKTSNSRRQSSFSSISSSPKHRQGKSCRKIRHRQIRSVVEESRNKFANHENELASSSEGFPNFLDGGSNMPKIESEIQEEGGSEANPLNKNHHVDGYVREKDMEKALEHQAQLIDQYEAMEKAQRDWEEKFRENNSTTPDSCDPGNLSDMTEDKDESKVHIPYAAKVVTSDAQENKGGPRGVHLSEEKFKAEARDIMPKTHDDTGGYSKQKNTTFSTSDLLGQQNSHSPLKGNENESSVDGHFQSSDMNRQDPGRHGYHDSKPTYSFTTDIHGVQHQNDASRNKNDLYALVTHEQPHKFNGVLESLKQARISLQQELKRLPLVEGGHTAKPSASVSKSEDRFEVPVGCSGLFRLPTDFSGATASFNVHDSTAGFGSNFHVNRAMSRTSDGHFFSSLPYSGTPLSLPADDQSLAIQYVENGSRFDSNKALIDPFSNGGSLSSSKYTYPTFPINPSYQNATPQMPFGNELSRPYSSSTARVPLANRFSFNGDHLR